A stretch of Solea senegalensis isolate Sse05_10M linkage group LG10, IFAPA_SoseM_1, whole genome shotgun sequence DNA encodes these proteins:
- the chmp1a gene encoding charged multivesicular body protein 1a isoform X2 has product MEETLFQLKFSAKQLERLAKKAEKESEKEQAKVKKALQQKNVDCARVYAENAIRKKNEGLNWLRMASRLDAVASKVQTAVTMKGVTKSMGQVTKALDKALSSMDLQKVSAVMDKFESQVQNLDVHTSVMEDSMSSAMTLTTPQEQVDDLIQQIAEQNGLEVMDQLSQLPAGASSLGPESSRSQEKEDQLSRRLAALRH; this is encoded by the exons AGACATTATTCCAGCTGAAG TTCTCTGCCAAGCAGCTCGAGCGTCTGGCCAAAAAGGCGGAGAAGGAGTCCGAAAAAGAGCAGGCCAAAGTCAAGAAG GCTTTGCAGCAGAAGAATGTGGACTGTGCCAGAGTCTACGCCGAGAACGCCATCCGGAAAAAGAACGAAGGTCTCAACTGGCTGCGTATGGCGTCGCGACTGGACGCCGTGGCCTCGAAGGTCCAGACGGCCGTCACCATGAAGGGA GTGACCAAGAGCATGGGTCAGGTGACCAAGGCCCTGGACAAAGCTCTGAGCTCCATGGACCTCCAGAAGGTCTCAGCAGTCATGGATAAGTTTGAAAGTCAAGTGCAGAACCTAGACGTCCACACCTCG GTGATGGAGGACTCCATGAGCTCGGCCATGACACTGACCACGCCTCAGGAGCAGGTCGACGACCTCATCCAGCAGATCGCCGAGCAGAACGGCCTGGAGGTGATGGACCAGCTCAGCCAGCTGCCGGCCGGAGCTTCGTCACTGGGTCCGGAGAGTTCACGCAGCCAGGAGAAGGAGGACCAGCTGTCTCGACG GTTGGCTGCTCTAAGGCACTGA
- the chmp1a gene encoding charged multivesicular body protein 1a isoform X1 produces the protein MEETLFQLKFSAKQLERLAKKAEKESEKEQAKVKKVSKRTNKHTPSLFVQALQQKNVDCARVYAENAIRKKNEGLNWLRMASRLDAVASKVQTAVTMKGVTKSMGQVTKALDKALSSMDLQKVSAVMDKFESQVQNLDVHTSVMEDSMSSAMTLTTPQEQVDDLIQQIAEQNGLEVMDQLSQLPAGASSLGPESSRSQEKEDQLSRRLAALRH, from the exons AGACATTATTCCAGCTGAAG TTCTCTGCCAAGCAGCTCGAGCGTCTGGCCAAAAAGGCGGAGAAGGAGTCCGAAAAAGAGCAGGCCAAAGTCAAGAAGGTCAGCAAacgtacaaacaaacatac TCCTTCTCTTTTTGTCCAGGCTTTGCAGCAGAAGAATGTGGACTGTGCCAGAGTCTACGCCGAGAACGCCATCCGGAAAAAGAACGAAGGTCTCAACTGGCTGCGTATGGCGTCGCGACTGGACGCCGTGGCCTCGAAGGTCCAGACGGCCGTCACCATGAAGGGA GTGACCAAGAGCATGGGTCAGGTGACCAAGGCCCTGGACAAAGCTCTGAGCTCCATGGACCTCCAGAAGGTCTCAGCAGTCATGGATAAGTTTGAAAGTCAAGTGCAGAACCTAGACGTCCACACCTCG GTGATGGAGGACTCCATGAGCTCGGCCATGACACTGACCACGCCTCAGGAGCAGGTCGACGACCTCATCCAGCAGATCGCCGAGCAGAACGGCCTGGAGGTGATGGACCAGCTCAGCCAGCTGCCGGCCGGAGCTTCGTCACTGGGTCCGGAGAGTTCACGCAGCCAGGAGAAGGAGGACCAGCTGTCTCGACG GTTGGCTGCTCTAAGGCACTGA
- the slc10a3 gene encoding P3 protein translates to MRSILKLCCLFLVTTGGVGHVWATGNLTVDSGNQANATARGGYIRIGDGSSQEFEFPENTHGVIVISSQYQSASANRKGRQSWKQMLTVHSLDPEVLSILNVTDREHAGPTRSYIISIRSGVPGRAQLQIQLLDLDQDSVPVLVEERTDYSIRVAPDGDDPVTRLVQSSGLSHFSENPVLFALLPLIFVNKCAFGCKVEAEVLRGLLRSPVPLLLGVLGQFLVMPLYAYCVSRLASLPKALSLGLVITCSAPGGGGGYLYSLLLGGDVTLAISMTLVSTVVAVAAMPLSSALYGRLLGVHAALHVPFVKILGTLLFIAIPISLGMLVKLRLPALTRVLLALIRPFSFVLIVGGIFMAYQMGASILANVRPQIVAVGVTVPLLGLVVGAILAKLTGLALPQSKTVSIEVGVQNSLLALAVMQLSFRRVEADFASQAPFIVALSSTSEMLLIVLGYFAQRKLCGSAVPRSDA, encoded by the coding sequence atgaggTCCATCCTGAAGCTCTGCTGTCTCTTCCTGGTCACCACCGGAGGAGTGGGTCACGTCTGGGCCACCGGGAACCTGACGGTGGACAGTGGGAACCAGGCTAACGCCACAGCCAGGGGCGGCTACATCAGGATCGGGGACGGGTCCTCGCAGGAGTTTGAGTTTCCTGAAAACACCCATGGTGTGATTGTGATCTCCAGCCAGTACCAGAGTGCTTCTGCCAACAGGAAGGGCCGTCAGAGCTGGAAGCAGATGTTGACCGTCCACTCCCTGGACCCCGAGGTCCTCTCCATCCTGAATGTGACTGACAGAGAACATGCCGGTCCCACAAGAAGCTACATCATCAGCATCCGCTCCGGGGTTCCAGGCCGCGCTCAGCTGCAGATCCAGCTACTGGACTTGGACCAGGACTCGGTGCCGGTTCTGGTTGAAGAGAGGACAGATTATTCCATTAGAGTGGCACCTGACGGCGATGACCCGGTCACGCGGCTCGTCCAGTCCAGCGGTCTGTCCCACTTCTCGGAGAACCCGGTGCTGTTTGCGCTGCTGCCCCTCATCTTTGTCAACAAGTGTGCCTTCGGGTGTAAGGTGGAGGCGGAGGTTCTGCGGGGCCTCCTCAGGAGCCCCGTGCCCCTGCTCCTCGGGGTTCTGGGTCAGTTCCTGGTGATGCCGCTGTACGCGTACTGCGTGTCCCGACTGGCCTCGCTGCCTAAAGCTCTCTCCCTGGGCTTAGTCATCACCTGTTCCGCCCCGGGCGGCGGTGGTGGCTACCTGTACAGCCTGCTGCTGGGCGGCGACGTCACCCTGGCCATCTCCATGACCCTGGTGTCCACGGTGGTGGCGGTGGCAGCCATGCCGCTGTCCTCAGCCCTGTACGGCCGGTTGCTGGGGGTTCACGCCGCTCTGCACGTGCCCTTTGTGAAGATCCTGGGAACGCTCCTCTTCATCGCTATCCCCATCTCGCTGGGCATGCTGGTCAAGCTGCGTCTGCCCGCCCTCACGCGCGTCCTACTGGCACTCATACGACCCTTCAGCTTCGTGCTCATCGTGGGCGGGATCTTCATGGCCTACCAGATGGGCGCGTCCATCTTGGCCAACGTCCGGCCCCAGATTGTGGCGGTTGGTGTGACGGTGCCTTTGCTGGGCCTGGTGGTCGGCGCCATCTTGGCCAAACTGACAGGCCTGGCCCTGCCGCAGAGTAAGACGGTTAGCATTGAGGTTGGCGTGCAGAACAGTCTGCTGGCGCTCGCCGTCATGCAGCTGTCGTTCCGCAGGGTGGAAGCAGACTTTGCGTCCCAGGCGCCGTTCATCGTGGCGCTCAGCAGCACGTCGGAGATGCTGCTCATCGTTCTCGGGTATTTTGCCCAGCGCAAGTTGTGCGGTTCCGCAGTCCCAAGGAGTGACGCTTGA